The region TTACAAATAACTTTGAGTTTGTATACATGTTATTTCCTAAAACAAAATTCAAGGTCAGAATTCCCTGGAGTTCAGTCAGAAAGAAACAACGAATATCAAAGTACGCAAACACCTCTGATTTTTGGTAAGTTTCCAGCATTTGAATTGCTCTCAGTTTCAAGGATGGTCACTGCTTATTTTTACTTCAGTGAAAaatgggagatagcttagcatttaaggtgcttgcctgcaaagtcaaaggatccaggttcaagtccccaggagccatgtgCTTGCCCAGgatacagaaggtggtgcatgcatctggggttcctttgcagtggctggatgccctggtgcacccattctctctctctctctccctctctctctctctctccctatatttCCCTCTCCatgcctcattttctttctcacactaataaataaataaaaataaaatatttttaaaagaaaagaaaatgggaacagaagaaaattccataatgaaactcattatcaTTGTTTTGAATGCtaatttttaatcaaataaataatagaaacatGAACATATAGTCATTAACCTGGATTTCTGTGATTACTTTGTGAAtttgttaaaaatcaaataactttCTGTTCTGGGGACATTATTCCTGGATAAGTAAATTTCTCCATGAATTAAAATCTTTCCCATTGATTTACCCAATATCAATTAAATGTGTTGATGTTTTATACAAGCTTAGGTTAGACTTTCAACTTGTATATTACTATAATACATCAAGCATTTCTGAAATTAGTTTCcaacaaagaacccaaaaatgaGAACAGCTGATGAAACCTAATGTACTGATTTTGTCATGCCTTGGACCTTAAACACAGATCTGCTTAATCACCTCTGTGGGACTCCATCCCCTAATGTCTAAACTGCCTCAACACCAGGTGCCCTTAGCACTGGACATAAATATTTCCCTCTAAGGGTGACTTATTCTTGGAATACACAACACGTAATATAGAGCCCTGCATCTTTGATTAAACAGAGCTCTACCCATAGATTTGAAAATCAAGAGATATACTAAGGTCTATAAATATCAAACCAAAAATGCATTCAACCAAACGTAGTGCATCCACCCTGTCATCAGTCAAAACCCAAATTAAGTGGAGACGTCTACTGCATTTTAGCTATCCTATTGCGTTTTGATGTGAATCACCCTGTCAGGATAAAGGCCTGGTGGCTAAGCCACTTATTCAAGGCTTCAGTAACTTGCCCCACAACAATTTTTTGAGTTACTAATGAAGTGAGGGGCCATCCTAAACGGAACATGGATACATTGGGATTACATCCATGTGTGACCATTGGGATCCGTCCTTCCTGAAAAAGCATATGTTCTAATGATTTTGGCTTCAGGTAAGTTTTCTCTGCTGTCTCCAACGGGAGAGTATATGGTGTAGATAACAGACCCTCGGCACCCCAAGCCTCGGTGCGATAGGAAAACAAGAAGCATGAGGGTGAGTGGATTTAAGCCATGCTCCCTTAGTGCTCTCTCAAGGGGTAGGACCTCACCAGAGCAGTTCGTGTGTTTTGAAGGTGCTGAACGCTCCCCATGAATCCAGTATCACCCTAAGTATTTTATGCTCGCAGTGAATCATTTACCCTCCTCACGACTGTTGCACAGGGCAGACGCTGTGAGGAGAGCTACCTTGCAGTGAGCAAGCTGACCCATCAGAGTTGACTAGCTTGTCAGCTTCCCAGCGTGAGAAAGTAGCCAAGACGGGCTGTAGTCAAACCACAGGAGGTGCGACTCCAAAGTCTATGGTCTTCAACTTGATATTGTCGTTTTCTGCTTGGCTCTTTGTGACTGAAATAATATACCTCTTACTGTGTAATTGATGAACGGTGGGCTTTATTTGTTCTTGTGTTTAACAAGGTGTTACACTTCTAGTTTTTCTCTTCATATCACTATGCACAtccaaattataaatattttgatcATTTGTCTTAAATTTCACTAAGAAAATAAAGAGCTAAACTGTGATGTACTATCAGAAACTGAGTCCAtaataaaaaaagtcaaaaactctgttttaaccaggcatggttgtacacacctctagtcccagcactcaagagacagagatatgaggatcactgtgattttgagaccagcctataCTTCAGAGTTAGTTTCAGGTCAGTTAGCCTGAatgagaacctgcttcaaaaataaCAAACTCAGTTTTAGTTAGACTATAATGTGCTTCCTTTTAACCTTCTATTTCTTAAACTGTGCTATACAATTTCAGTTTTGATATCACATTAAATTTTgggcttttattattttagttataaATTTTTAAGTGTGTTGGGATAATTTTGCCTCATGTATGTTGATTTCAATAATCTAATCAGCATAATAAGTTCATTTGTGtcacttttaaaacaaaattaaaattctatCTACAGAATGCTCACCTAGCATAtgcaaggacccaggctccacctcagtattgcaaaaaaaaaaagaatttaaagtttGAGACACAAGACTTaaataatatgaataaataaatgatgacaaGTATACAGAGAAACCTTATACTTGGGTTGTAACATTAATTATATAATGTACAATTCTTACTGTGGTAGAATTTCAAACAATTCCTGAGACCTTATGTCAAAATTTAGATTGACAGACaagggtggtggcgcacatctttaatcccagcctttaggaggcagaggtaagaggagtgtcatgagttcgaggtcagcctgagacaacatagtgaattccagatcagcctggactgggcttagacactactttgaaaaaaagaatgggctgttaatgattaaggcacttgcctgcaaagcaaaaggacccaggttctattccccaggactcacttaagccagatgtacagggtattgtatgtgtctggagttcgtttgcagggctaaaAGTGcttgtgccccattctctctctctctctccctctctctctctctctctctctctctctctctctctctctctctcctctctctctctctcatacacacacacacacaaataaattaaattaaaaataaaaaataaaagatagagccGATTGCTTCAGACCTGCTAAAAGTCCGATCTATAGACCATAGACATGCACGTGGCCCTCAGTATCGAAGCGCTCCTGGTATAGTTTGTGCACTTCCCAGCATAGCAATTTGAATGTCTGATAAACCATAGAGTGTACACTAGAAAACAGAGAGGAGACCGTGAGAACTTGGCTCATGACCagcaggaaaaaaagaagaagaagaagaagcactTGGTGTGGGAAGAAAAATCAAGAGTGTGTTTGGTAATAGATTCTAGAATGAAAGAAGACTAGACATGACaagtaaaacatttaaatgaGCTAAACTAGCCACTATGTCCCAAAGAACATGTGGCTGGTCACTGGTCGCTCGGGCAGTGAGGAGACGACAGGCCATGCCATGAGGGACGAGGCACGGAGACACGTGTAGGCAGCTGGCTAGGTTCCAGGGTTCTgggtttttgcttgttttctgacAATGTCTCAGTGTGTAGCCTAGGCGAACCTTGAATGTGATGCTcctcctcagcctctgagtgcagGGGTTCCAGACATGTACCACACACTGGCCTTTATCCCACCCCCcaaccccacacacaccccagtgctggggatcaaatccagggtctGACACCTGAGGGCCACAGCCACATTGCCGCCCTGCTTCCCTTTCCTGATATGGCAGGTAGTGATGAGAACATTCGTCCAAATGCCTGAAGCTTCcacatttgtttttgtgttcatgttttattttatagtaatATTAACATCtcaaagggtttgtttttttaatttttaaaatatttttatatattacttgcaagcagagagagagggagcgagggaaTAAGTATGTCAGGACATCCTGCCATTGCTAAGAATCTCCAGAttcatgccactttgtgtatctggctttacgttggtactggggatttgagcccaggcttttaggttttgcaagcagccacctttaacagctgagccatctctccagtcctggatttttctttttcttcttctttattttaatttgagactgagagggggagggagagagagagacagagtgagaatgggcacaccagggcctctagccactgcaaacaaactccagacacatgcaccatgtgtcTAAGAAcctgcgttcttaggctttgcaggcatattaactgcaaagccatctctccagcccgagtccaggattttttttttttgtacggagtcctacccttcctttggctcttacattctttctgccacctcttccacattagaccctgagccttggaaggtgtgatagagatattacagtactgagcactctggtcacttctttccagcaccatgataccttctgagtcgtcccaaggtcactaccatctgaaaaaagaaaattctctaccaaaagtgagagtagcattaacataagggtgtgaacattaacagaagtgcttactgaacagtttgataagcatagtatataaatttagccagacagcagcagacgttacaaccctagggctcatgactacccctgatttaagttttccgtatcagggatgtattccttcccatggagtgggcctccagtcctattagagggcagttgttttctaccatgacagacgtgccacttttgtatccattggctcatttggcctggctggccaaatataaggcttgcagtatccactattgagtgtcttcactggtgatttctctctctcccattgaactgaatgcagaatggcttcttccagctttctgtcagctggtctacatggaggaggttatcagctcagttccagcaggatttctcagtggccttgcagcccaagtatgtggagtcttctgcaatggagtcttaccatctattcctgctggagtcgaggatttttttttaatgaacacatTGAATTAACTATCAGTTGGATTAATTTATTCCGTGTCATTTTCAGCATAAAGGAGAGCCAGTGTCTAGATGTTAGGAGACATCTTTATCTGAAGCTAAGAGAAGTGATTAAAAGGAAAGAGGCTGCCTTGTGAGAAACTGTCTTTCTGTCATGAAGTTGGGAAAGGGGTTGTGTGGACGTTGTATGGAAGGAATGCACTCGGCAGGACAGAAAACCTTTTGAGGGTTGcttcaaatttttttaatattttattttttagttgagagagagtgagaaagagagagagaatgggttcacctgggcctccagtcactgcaaatgaattccaaatgcatataccactttgtgcatctggcttacataggtcctggggaatcaaagtgtggtcctttggctttgcaggcaagcaccttaactgcgaacccatttctctagcccccaaaatttaaaattcatggTCTTTACATTTCCAGTATCATCCCAACTTTAGGTGAACAAAACAGCCTGGTATGTTTTATTACCAAAGCATTTAGGGAGTTCAGTCTCTGTCCTGTCCTCAATGTTTATCAGCTTGCTCAATAAGTGCATTATATTTCTAATAATTCATGTACATGTTGGTTCTTTCCAAGATTTATGGCAAAATGTTGGAGATCACCCAGTTTAGCTGTAGGTCATTGTGGTAAGATCACTCATGTGACAAGTGAAGGAACTCACGGGGAAATAGAGTAATAATGATTTCATGATAGGTGGACATCACTTATCACTTTTAGAATAAATATGAACTCAGAGGGTGCCCGGCTCGCTCAGTCAGTAGACCATGAGACTCTTGAATATGAACTCAGCCCAGCTTCAAGTGTCCTCACCAGTAACAAACCTCACAATCTTCCTGTTGAGTAAGGGAATGCCATTATGTTTATTTCACATATGAAGACCCAGATGCAAGGCAGTGAAGTAATTTCTCACAGGCCCGGCACTTCCATGCTTTGAAGCTGAGACTCCGCACCAGGCGTTGGGATCATGTGCACTTGAGTGCTATGTGGAGGTAGGCATTTATCAGTCCTGCAGAGTTCATCCTCCTCGGCTTTGCTGACCGTCCTTGGCTGCAGCTCCCTGTGTTCAGTATTCTCCTGGTAACGTACCCCATGGCCATGATGGGAAACATCGCCATCATTCTGGTGTCCAGGTTAGACCCCCGACTCCACAGCCCCATGTATTTCTTCCTCACCAACCTCTCCTTCCTGGACATGTGTTACACCACGAGCATCGTGCCTCAGATGCTGCTCAACCTGGGGACCTCCACAAAGACCATCAGCTACGCGGGGTGTGTAGTTCAGCTCTATGTCTTCAGCACAATGGGGGGTTCAGAGTGTCTCCTCCTGGCTCTTATGTCCTTTGATcgctatgtggccatctgcaGACCTCTGCACTACACCATCATCATGAGCCGGCGCAACTGCATCCTCTTAGTGTCCGTTATGTGGCTCTGTGGAACGACCTATGCCTTCTCTGAGGCCACTGTCACACTGCAGTTGCCACTGTGTGGCGTTAATGAACTGGACCACTTGGTGTGTGAGATTCCAGTTCTGATAAAGACCGCGTGTGGGGAAAAGGAAGCCAATGAGCTTGCACTTTCTGTGGTCTGCATTTTTGTTTTGGCCATTCCTCTGTGCTTAATTCTTGCCTCCTATGCTAGCATTGGACATGCTATATTCAATATGAAATCTTCCGCAGGAAGGAAAAAAGCCTTTGGGACATGCTCCTCTCACCTCATTGTGGTTCTCTTGTTTTATGGTCCAGCCATCAGCATGtacctccagcccccctcctccATCACAAGGGACCAGCCCAAGTTCATGGCTCTCTTCTATGGGGTGGTGACTCCTACCCTGAACCCCTTCATCTACACCCTGAGGAACAAGGATGTGAAGGGGGCCTTAGGTAACCTGGGGAGGAGAGTTGTCAGTTCCAAGTGAGAGAGTCACATCTGGAGTAAGTTTATTAAATAGCTATTAAGTAGTTTTTAAGATATTACATTATTATTTCATACCGCAATCTCAGGGTACATGTGTCCCTGGGAAAGCTTGCAATAtttatcagttttttaaaaattaatttaatttatttatttgagagagagaaagaggcagatagtgagagagaatgggcatgacaggacctccaactactgccaatgaactccagatgcttgcacaaccttgtgcatctgacttacgtgggccctgcaaaattgaacctgggtccttaggctttgcaggcaagcaccttaacgactaaaCCAGCTTTCCAATCCCaatatttgccatttttaatattcatattaaAGTTTGTTCTCAGCCAATATACATCTGAATGAGCACTTGGTTTTTTTGGatttaggtttaagtgattttatCACTGCAATAATACTATGTTCAGtagttttaaaattagaaattaaatgtTATCTCTGAAATTCGTTAATTCAGGCAAGTCATTGTAGTCATACTTCGGCAAGCATTCCTCAAGGGAGGCTGCCAGCTGAGAAACGGCTCGTCAGCCTCCGTCAGCTCTGAGTGACACACTCCATGCTGTCTAAGCACTGTGAGGGTCACAAATTCATCATCTCTGTTTGTGTTCACACTGTCGCTTCTGTGAGATCAACGTTCTCCGAAGAGGCCACCTCTGTGTTAACAGTCCCACAGACCCTTGGACTGTTGCTGAGTGGAATCCATGACTGCAGACTGATGGAATTGTCGGTCAAGGGCCACAGCTATCTTGTGCTGTCTAGGTCCCTTCAGCAGTCTTTTGTTTCCAATGACTCTATCTGACCTCATGTCCTCATgaatattgggaaaaaaaaatcttggaatgtGTGGCTATACTTGGACCTCTAGTCTCCCCTAGCCATAATGCTAAGAATGCTATAAGAAAAAAGTGTGAAGAAATCAGCAATGATTTCCACACTTTGCTGTGACTCACCTAATTAATATCACCAGGAATGCATTTGATGAGCCTATCAAGTTCTGATGACATGTTGTCTTTCTTATAAGAGTTCTCCTAACTTTGTTTGTCATTGAAGAGCTGGTCACTCAGTGTCCTTTGAATCCATGGGCCTGAGCCAATGTGACTCATATTTggctaaaaataaactattttcctATTCCTTTGAAGAGTCATAATTTTCTATTGGAACTTCTTCATAAATGCATGTTTATTatttaaggaaaatttaaaatatgttgtcTATGTGGTTAAGGATATTTTGTCattattaaaatggaaaaaataagatGCACAGGGGtcgcctgcatctggagtacatttgcagtggctggaagccctggtgtgtctattctctctctctttctctgtcaaataaataaaaataaaataattttaagaatggacaaaatatgcctttaatcccagcactcaggaggcagaggtaggaggctcaccatgagttccaggccaccttgagactccatagtgaatcccaggtcaggctgggctagaatgagactctacctcaaaaaaaacaaaaaacaaaaaccaacaacaacaaaaaaggaggaaCAAAATAATGAGACAAGTTTCTTAGATATCATAAGGGTGAGTTATGaaccagtggctataccagtaAGTAATAACAGTTACCCAAACTCTGTCACATATCTAAACATCAATTGCTCAGCCAGGGATGTCTTTTTAATGAGcataagaaaaataatgcatatttCCAAAATAAAGAACCATTTGGGgaactgcagagattgcttagtggttaaggcacttgcctaagaagcctaagaacccagatttgacttcccagtacccacataaaacagatgcacaaaatcgtgcatgtgtctggaatttgtttgcagtggctagaggccctgccacacccattctctctctctctctccatatatatatacatatatacacaaacacacacctcttcctctctctctacaaataaataaataaaaatattttaaaaggtattcAAAAAGTACTCAAAAACAGGGCATTAATGTTGAATGAAAGCAGTGGGGTGGAATACTGAGGTGGAAAAGTTTAAATTGTGTTGGGTAGAAGAGTGAGAGGATTCACCATATATAAATATGGATACAAAAGCCACATatgaattttttcttatttttttaaattcttatttatttgagagaaaaagacataggtgggggagaaagagagagagagagatagacagagagagagagagagagagagagagagagagagagagagagaatgggtataccagggcctccagccccttcaaataaactccagatgtgtgcacccccttgtgcatctggcttacatgggtcctggggaaactgaacctgggtcctttggccttttaggcaagcaccttaaccactaagccatttctccagccagtaAGTTTGAAAAAGGTTTTGAACAGAAGTACCCTACCTGGGTAGGTAATACCACtcacagaagccataggttattgtAAGCATATTCCAGTGTCAGGGATGGATTACCTCCCAGTGAGTTTTCAGTCAGGGAGGCTCCCCGAAAACTCTTAAATGATGCCAATTACTCATAGTGCACTTGGCTGTTCACAAAACTAGAAGATTAGACTCTGCTGCTGAAGACAATTGGCTTTGGCCCCAGGGCACTGAGAAGTCAGGCAGGAGCTGAGCTTGATGCTTCTTGCCTGCGGCCTCGCTGTCATACTGGTAAAAAGTACTGTGCAGGCtattgagggagaaaagtcattaacagtCTCACCCCACTATGACAGAACCAACCGGCCAGGCGAGATGTGTCCAATGGTGTGATAGTGACATAACTGTTATGGGAATGACCAAATGCTCTCTGGCTCAATATGAGCTCACCTCATggaaggaattcatgtctgaCTCTgcaaaccaagtcaaaagcctatggctggggaggtcagggCCCTAGTTGGGAAAtgactactgttgtttggctgtaTAGATATACTATGCCCTCCCAGTGGCCCTGTGGATATTTGTACTTTTGTTCCTATATTggtactgctctcacttttaattaaaaaagcttccctttttagatggtggtgacccaCATGAagggactcaaaactcatcaaagtgctgagaattcaTGACTGTGGAGTGTTTGACACTGAATGagacctctatcacaccctccaaggctcaggttctgtTGAGGAAAAGGTGTTGGAATGAACATTAGAGCCAAAGGTAAGGAGGAGAGCTTTGGAACACTGGCTTCCAGACACATGGAGTCCAGTGTACTCAGGACCTCATATCAGCTGGCTGTCGTTACCTGAACGAGACCTTCATAATTTTGGGCCCTTCTCCATGTTATTATGGATGATGGGGGAGGGCAAAACAAGTGATCACATTAAATGAGGAGACAGAcaaattagaaagaagaaggagttcagtgatgGGCAATGGAGGAAGTGTGACAATGGAGGGTGGTGGAAGGGTGTTATGGGCAGGGTACATTTACTcaagtgaaaaagaaacacaaagccaTATGTTGTGCCTTGTATATGTAGTCACAGCACTTCTGAGGCTAGAGGAGGACAGCCCAGATTAGAGTGACACTGCTCCTCAAAAAAGGAAAGGCAtagacttgatgacccaccaaaggttaatggtaagaccctactgctgaagacaccatatgctgtcagtatggaacatggagagagctggtgggaatctggaagagagccagtcccaggACAGTTACAGTTAGCTCCtctagtgccacaaggtgctacatgagctactgggggacaaTGTCCAACATTTctccaagcaacttgaggtctaagctactcagcagaaaacaatctgatgtgatgctcacacaagtgcaatagcagcacacaaccatggtgggtaaccagctgctcttggattggctaacagatctgctcagtggagtggaacccatagctgggactgtgaaacaagtcaggatCATACCCAAATAACGActttactctccaatatcaagctcccaccaatcttgggctacaagagggcctacacctattaaattctctctaaactaataatagttatcccatttattcggtgctgacttcactctccattggaaaatctgcttctctttttcagatggatgcagaacctgaggagagccCATCACACCTTACCagggccccacctgaaaccaAGAGGAATTGGGGtaacgagcaagagtgctgctttcttggtgaacctggtatcagcacaaaggtgaaggagaaggacacagaaaacactcaactcctaccaaaccagagatccagagacacagaggttcccaagacctcatcacggaagtagacctaaaaggaccccaacatggctcagggaaattcatggaagagggggcagaaagatttttagagccataaattgggacattatggccagagactttgcctcttccccataactgatggctatccccacaatgcaagacccacaatccccatggggataactggcatccccaacgaTGAGGGTCCCtttggcgggggcgggggcagggATGGGgctaaggatggca is a window of Jaculus jaculus isolate mJacJac1 chromosome 13, mJacJac1.mat.Y.cur, whole genome shotgun sequence DNA encoding:
- the LOC123454187 gene encoding olfactory receptor 2B11-like codes for the protein MRAFISPAEFILLGFADRPWLQLPVFSILLVTYPMAMMGNIAIILVSRLDPRLHSPMYFFLTNLSFLDMCYTTSIVPQMLLNLGTSTKTISYAGCVVQLYVFSTMGGSECLLLALMSFDRYVAICRPLHYTIIMSRRNCILLVSVMWLCGTTYAFSEATVTLQLPLCGVNELDHLVCEIPVLIKTACGEKEANELALSVVCIFVLAIPLCLILASYASIGHAIFNMKSSAGRKKAFGTCSSHLIVVLLFYGPAISMYLQPPSSITRDQPKFMALFYGVVTPTLNPFIYTLRNKDVKGALGNLGRRVVSSK